In one Pseudomonas sp. Bout1 genomic region, the following are encoded:
- a CDS encoding pilus assembly protein TadG-related protein produces the protein MSLRLRSGNLAGYARQRGAIGLMAALTLGIALVFLLLVIDSSRLYVEKRKLQSIADIAALEAVQRKGDCLPATNTAPTYAGASAVRNGYVIPPGSALVVTCGVLATGATNQRVFSADSTKTDAIQVIASRPVMTSVAGGIWAMASGSAYNVNTQLSAVAVAAPKILPPQAQLTIKSTLVTVDSSKSAALNLLFGQLLGGSLNLSVAGWQGLVDTNINLLSYLNQLALNVGVTAGAYDQLLTQNVKISQLLDAAITVLSAGGSTASVAVSGLTSIKAIVGNLDVTLGSLLQLQTGAVSAGLNTTLNVFQLAEAFVQLANTKNGVVATIPVSIPGLLNGGVQLKVIQPPQLSAIGDPTYAKDGTSATRIYVKTAQLSLGLTLGLPVLDNPLVEGALNGLVGPLSDVLNNLLSLNLGGTINSVLCLLGGYCQMTNLQVLSSSSNPPAARIDVVVQLARAESYVTGFTCASDASKTLTTQTNASIVTVQIGQSPQLINAFNSNTTLNPIPPLPVVDIGAITCFKPLLGLGPTTCDPATRKAFYGGGIGLSVNSSVGAATSALPAHTYLQPPEISLPPQYYASSTASLLSAISNALSGIQLQVYKPTGFNLLGGLLTTTATLLNGLNSTLGTVIGGVLSPILDPLVNSLLSSLGVNLNAVEVGANLSCRPHGQAALVN, from the coding sequence ATGTCTCTTCGACTTCGTTCCGGCAACCTCGCCGGGTATGCAAGGCAGCGCGGTGCAATTGGCTTGATGGCGGCCCTGACCTTGGGCATCGCCCTGGTGTTCCTGTTGCTGGTCATCGACAGCAGCCGCCTGTACGTGGAAAAGCGCAAGTTGCAGTCGATCGCCGACATAGCGGCGCTGGAGGCTGTGCAACGCAAGGGCGACTGCCTGCCGGCGACCAACACTGCGCCCACGTATGCCGGTGCCAGCGCGGTGCGCAACGGGTATGTCATCCCGCCGGGCAGTGCCCTGGTGGTGACCTGTGGGGTGCTGGCAACCGGGGCCACTAACCAGCGGGTGTTCTCCGCAGACTCGACCAAGACCGATGCCATCCAGGTGATCGCCTCGCGCCCGGTCATGACCAGCGTTGCCGGCGGTATCTGGGCAATGGCCAGTGGCAGTGCATACAACGTGAACACCCAGCTGTCTGCGGTTGCGGTGGCGGCGCCGAAGATTTTGCCCCCCCAGGCGCAACTGACGATCAAATCTACGTTGGTCACCGTGGACTCGAGCAAGTCGGCAGCATTGAACCTGTTGTTCGGCCAGTTGTTGGGCGGCTCGTTGAATCTGAGCGTGGCAGGCTGGCAAGGGCTGGTGGACACCAACATCAATCTGCTCAGTTACCTCAACCAACTGGCGTTGAACGTGGGAGTGACGGCGGGAGCCTACGACCAATTGTTGACCCAGAACGTCAAGATCAGCCAACTGCTCGATGCGGCAATCACGGTGCTCAGTGCCGGAGGCAGTACGGCCAGCGTGGCGGTCAGCGGCCTTACCAGTATCAAGGCTATTGTCGGCAACCTGGATGTCACCCTGGGCAGCCTGTTGCAACTGCAAACCGGGGCGGTGTCGGCGGGACTGAACACCACGTTGAACGTGTTCCAACTGGCCGAAGCCTTTGTGCAGTTGGCCAATACCAAGAACGGGGTGGTTGCGACCATCCCGGTGAGTATTCCGGGCCTGCTGAACGGCGGGGTGCAGTTGAAGGTGATCCAGCCGCCGCAGTTGTCGGCAATCGGCGACCCTACCTACGCCAAGGACGGTACCTCTGCGACGCGCATTTATGTGAAGACCGCCCAGTTAAGCCTCGGCCTGACCCTGGGCCTGCCGGTGCTGGACAACCCCTTGGTGGAGGGCGCCTTGAACGGCTTGGTCGGGCCGCTTTCGGACGTGTTGAACAACCTGTTGAGCTTGAACCTGGGGGGCACCATCAATTCGGTGCTATGCCTGTTGGGTGGCTATTGCCAGATGACCAATCTGCAAGTGCTGTCGTCGTCCTCAAATCCGCCGGCGGCCAGAATCGATGTGGTCGTTCAACTGGCCAGGGCGGAAAGCTATGTCACCGGGTTTACTTGCGCCAGCGACGCCAGCAAGACCCTGACCACTCAAACCAATGCCTCGATTGTTACTGTACAAATTGGCCAGAGCCCGCAATTGATCAACGCGTTTAACAGCAACACCACGCTCAATCCGATTCCTCCTTTACCAGTGGTGGATATCGGCGCCATTACCTGTTTCAAACCGTTGCTGGGGCTAGGCCCGACGACGTGCGACCCCGCGACGCGCAAGGCGTTTTACGGGGGTGGCATCGGCCTCAGCGTCAATAGTTCGGTGGGGGCGGCGACGAGTGCCTTGCCCGCCCACACGTACCTGCAACCGCCGGAAATCAGCCTGCCACCGCAGTACTACGCCTCATCGACTGCCAGTCTTCTCAGTGCGATCAGCAACGCGTTATCGGGGATTCAATTGCAGGTCTATAAACCGACCGGGTTCAATCTGCTTGGAGGGTTACTGACAACGACAGCGACGCTGCTCAACGGACTCAACAGCACCTTGGGCACGGTGATCGGCGGGGTACTCAGCCCGATCCTGGACCCGTTGGTGAACAGCCTGCTGTCGAGCCTTGGGGTTAACCTGAATGCGGTGGAAGTAGGGGCCAACCTCAGTTGCCGGCCTCACGGGCAAGCGGCGTTGGTGAACTAG
- a CDS encoding ATP-binding protein produces MTSGDKLFGRLLGRGNHLPAEASPGMPATAALLFYLDAQGRVVDVQGPLRHRLEQPAGQLPTSLLDYLTPMSSLVIEGAPGEWQGQSLDLDFKGLAGQTLHTRGWVQPEAKGWLLHLLDIGDLIAHRQLTQQRDLNQRVSDQIHEQLRVCSLTRLPEVLLDTLQTISQHWHIPCVGVALLDEQGQEWCIQGCYSAHDAPALWHNGQALGASLDSLGGTAPVSLGVNRGHSDHPRLQGLFGNADGFMVPYRDGQGVGAWLLCGFYSRQEQTSDRDWLQLTTALAAPLLGRLREQRHQQQLDRLEALQGLLGTGWWELPPHTDDIELAPLLLRTLSQGEATTRLSLPMWLKLIHPADREELASRLQDLKNLGKPLSSSVRLLRADPAQNPIWYRVQGQALGSGAHRRLVGFMLDISDIKNQQQQAAAAHARLDNLIASSPAVIYVQRYVEGTLQPVFFSDSLLPLLGRTLADFTPAALNQWVHPDDRDLYFDRTRRLLREGHVSCRYRVLDKQGAYHWLLDEARLLRDDLGLPVEAVGLWLDVTESTLAAERVKASEERYRILVEDSPAMICRYRPDLTLTFGNTPLATYMECLPAQLPGMNLSQWLSEEQREAFVQRIGQLTPEFPVSTAEISLQLPGRTHAWWVWSDRGVFDQQGQLQEVQAVGRDNTEVRRSQQQLTQSAKMATLGEMATGLAHEINQPLNVMRMAIVNVLKRLSNGDAQIDYLTEKLQRIDAQVQRAARVVDHMRVFGRRSEVEQQPFNPAQAVEGTLSLLSEGLRGKGVDLRVAQPDVSVQVKGYVDQLEQVLINLIVNARDALLSKREHNRDLQPWISVHIEHDSRHVRIWVEDNGGGIDPRLLERIFEPFFTTKPIGVGTGLGLSVSYGIVENMGGRLSVANSEQGAKFCVELPLVEP; encoded by the coding sequence TTGACCTCAGGGGATAAACTGTTCGGCCGCCTGCTCGGACGCGGCAACCACCTGCCTGCAGAAGCGTCGCCGGGAATGCCCGCCACCGCTGCGTTGTTGTTCTACCTGGACGCCCAAGGGCGAGTTGTAGACGTCCAGGGCCCGCTTCGCCATCGGCTGGAACAGCCCGCCGGGCAACTGCCCACCTCGCTGCTCGATTACCTCACCCCCATGAGCAGCCTGGTGATCGAAGGCGCGCCCGGCGAATGGCAAGGGCAAAGCCTGGACCTGGACTTCAAGGGGCTTGCCGGGCAAACCCTGCATACCCGCGGCTGGGTTCAACCCGAGGCCAAGGGTTGGCTGCTGCACCTGCTGGACATTGGCGACCTGATTGCCCATCGCCAACTCACCCAGCAACGCGACCTCAACCAGCGCGTCAGCGATCAGATCCATGAGCAACTACGGGTGTGCAGCCTGACGCGCCTGCCCGAGGTGTTGCTGGACACGCTGCAGACCATTTCCCAGCACTGGCACATCCCCTGCGTTGGTGTTGCCTTGCTCGATGAGCAGGGCCAGGAATGGTGTATCCAGGGCTGTTACAGCGCCCACGATGCACCGGCCCTGTGGCATAACGGGCAAGCCTTGGGCGCCAGTCTCGACAGCTTGGGCGGTACGGCGCCGGTCAGCCTTGGGGTCAACCGTGGCCACAGCGACCACCCACGCCTGCAAGGGCTGTTTGGCAATGCCGATGGTTTTATGGTGCCTTACCGGGATGGCCAGGGCGTAGGGGCCTGGCTGCTGTGCGGTTTTTATAGCCGCCAGGAACAGACCAGCGACCGTGACTGGTTGCAACTGACCACCGCTCTCGCCGCACCGCTGCTCGGTCGCCTGCGCGAGCAGCGCCATCAACAGCAGCTGGACCGCCTTGAAGCGCTGCAAGGACTGCTCGGCACCGGCTGGTGGGAACTGCCTCCCCACACTGACGACATTGAGCTTGCGCCGCTGTTGCTGCGCACCCTGAGCCAAGGCGAGGCCACCACACGGCTCTCGTTGCCAATGTGGCTGAAGCTGATTCACCCTGCCGACCGGGAAGAACTCGCCAGCCGCCTGCAAGACCTCAAAAACCTGGGCAAGCCGCTGTCGAGCAGTGTTCGCCTGCTGCGTGCCGACCCGGCGCAAAACCCCATCTGGTACCGCGTGCAGGGGCAAGCGCTGGGCTCGGGCGCACACCGTCGACTGGTGGGCTTCATGCTCGACATCAGCGATATAAAAAACCAGCAACAACAGGCCGCCGCCGCCCACGCCCGCCTGGACAACCTGATCGCCAGTTCCCCGGCCGTGATCTACGTACAGCGCTACGTGGAGGGCACGCTGCAACCGGTGTTTTTCAGCGACAGCCTGCTGCCGCTGCTGGGCCGCACCCTGGCCGACTTCACCCCGGCGGCGCTGAACCAATGGGTCCACCCCGACGACCGCGACCTCTACTTTGACCGTACCCGCCGCCTGTTGCGCGAAGGCCACGTAAGCTGCCGCTACCGGGTGCTCGACAAACAGGGCGCGTACCACTGGCTGCTGGACGAAGCCCGGCTGTTGCGCGACGACCTGGGGTTGCCCGTAGAAGCCGTGGGCCTGTGGCTGGATGTCACCGAATCGACCCTGGCGGCAGAACGGGTCAAGGCGAGTGAGGAGCGCTATCGGATCCTGGTGGAAGACTCCCCCGCGATGATCTGCCGTTATCGTCCGGACCTGACCCTGACCTTCGGCAATACGCCCCTGGCCACCTACATGGAGTGCCTGCCCGCGCAACTGCCGGGCATGAACCTCAGCCAGTGGCTGTCCGAAGAACAACGCGAGGCGTTTGTGCAGCGCATTGGGCAGTTGACCCCGGAGTTCCCCGTGAGTACCGCCGAAATCAGCCTGCAACTGCCGGGGCGTACACATGCCTGGTGGGTGTGGTCGGACCGGGGCGTGTTCGACCAACAGGGCCAGCTACAGGAAGTGCAGGCGGTGGGCCGCGACAACACCGAAGTGCGCCGCTCCCAACAGCAACTGACCCAAAGCGCAAAAATGGCCACCCTCGGTGAAATGGCCACCGGCCTCGCCCACGAGATCAACCAGCCGCTGAACGTGATGCGCATGGCGATCGTCAACGTGCTCAAGCGCTTGAGCAACGGCGATGCGCAAATCGACTACCTGACGGAAAAACTCCAGCGCATCGACGCCCAGGTCCAGCGGGCAGCGCGCGTGGTGGACCATATGCGCGTGTTCGGGCGCCGCTCGGAGGTCGAACAACAACCCTTCAACCCGGCGCAGGCGGTGGAAGGCACCCTGTCGTTGCTCAGTGAAGGCCTGCGCGGCAAGGGTGTGGATCTGCGCGTGGCGCAGCCGGACGTTTCGGTGCAAGTCAAAGGCTATGTCGACCAGTTGGAGCAGGTGCTGATCAACCTTATCGTCAATGCCCGCGACGCCCTGCTGAGTAAACGCGAACATAACCGCGACCTGCAGCCGTGGATCTCGGTACACATCGAGCACGACAGCCGTCACGTACGCATCTGGGTGGAGGACAACGGCGGCGGGATTGACCCGCGCCTGCTGGAGCGGATTTTCGAACCGTTCTTCACCACCAAACCGATTGGCGTGGGCACCGGCCTGGGGCTGTCGGTGAGCTATGGCATTGTCGAAAACATGGGCGGCCGGCTGAGTGTCGCCAACAGCGAACAGGGCGCGAAGTTTTGTGTGGAGCTGCCGCTGGTTGAACCCTAG
- a CDS encoding TadE/TadG family type IV pilus assembly protein, whose amino-acid sequence MKKGLPGKQKGAAALEFALVFMIFFGVFYGLVSYSLPLLLMQSFTQAATEGVRRSVALDPATAGYPTALPQQAITAAQTQLSWIPPQFKFLPGYVTATYSPTGLLTVYINYPTSSLQNVLPFLVLPGLGTVPALPPTLSAQSSMQF is encoded by the coding sequence ATGAAAAAAGGCCTCCCCGGGAAGCAAAAAGGTGCCGCCGCGCTGGAGTTCGCGTTGGTCTTCATGATTTTTTTTGGCGTGTTTTATGGTTTGGTGAGCTACAGCCTGCCGTTACTGCTGATGCAGTCCTTTACCCAGGCCGCCACCGAAGGGGTAAGACGTAGTGTGGCCCTGGACCCCGCCACGGCCGGTTACCCAACGGCATTGCCCCAACAGGCCATCACGGCGGCGCAGACGCAACTGTCGTGGATCCCTCCCCAATTCAAATTTCTTCCCGGCTACGTCACGGCAACCTACAGCCCGACGGGCCTGTTGACGGTGTACATCAACTACCCCACGTCCAGCCTCCAGAATGTGTTGCCGTTCCTGGTGCTGCCTGGCTTGGGTACCGTCCCCGCGCTGCCCCCCACGCTTTCCGCCCAGTCGAGCATGCAGTTTTGA
- a CDS encoding prepilin peptidase, which produces MIQSLVLFVWLVLCAVQDVRLRQVSNRLTLGACLLALVYLLFSGTTWLGAPAVEGGLAFGVALLFTVPGYAMGRLGAGDVKLIVALGLATNTLYVLGTFIGAGLASAAWLLLAPRLWPLMNQGLRNTLQYFGPEQSARQPFVPFLLVGFCLAWLWIPLVAT; this is translated from the coding sequence GTGATTCAAAGCCTCGTCCTATTCGTTTGGCTGGTGCTGTGCGCCGTGCAGGATGTTCGTCTACGTCAGGTCTCCAACCGCTTGACCCTCGGTGCCTGCCTGCTGGCGCTGGTTTACCTGCTCTTTAGTGGCACCACCTGGCTCGGCGCGCCGGCTGTCGAGGGTGGCCTGGCGTTTGGTGTGGCGCTGTTGTTCACGGTGCCCGGCTACGCAATGGGGCGGCTTGGCGCCGGTGACGTGAAGTTGATCGTGGCATTGGGGCTGGCGACCAACACCCTTTATGTACTGGGCACGTTTATCGGCGCAGGCCTTGCCAGCGCGGCCTGGCTGTTACTGGCGCCCAGGCTGTGGCCGCTGATGAATCAAGGGCTTAGGAATACCTTGCAGTACTTTGGTCCGGAACAGTCGGCCAGGCAGCCATTCGTGCCGTTTTTACTGGTCGGATTTTGCCTGGCCTGGCTTTGGATCCCATTAGTCGCCACGTAG
- a CDS encoding response regulator transcription factor encodes MNKLTSEVKVLVVDDQPLIVEELCEFLESSGYRCVPCNSSQQAVERFRDDAEIGLVLCDLHMPDMDGIELVQALQRLAGKQRAFEAIMLTGRADKQDVIKALRAGIADYYQKPINLDELLEGIQRQVVALKDRQKNVDLGHLNQKLQFLSASIDDLYHDLDKVRSSPQSSPSTETDGETNETDPDEIPAIFNQLSPRQLDVARLVGKGQTNYQIACELGITENTVKLYVSQVLRLTHMHNRTQLALALSPNHSSARQRVTAH; translated from the coding sequence GTGAACAAGCTTACCTCTGAAGTGAAAGTGCTCGTGGTCGACGATCAGCCCCTGATTGTGGAAGAGCTTTGCGAGTTTCTTGAGAGCAGCGGTTACCGTTGCGTCCCTTGCAACTCCAGCCAGCAGGCGGTCGAGCGTTTTCGCGATGACGCCGAGATTGGCTTGGTGCTGTGCGATCTGCACATGCCAGACATGGATGGCATCGAGCTGGTCCAGGCCCTGCAGCGCCTGGCTGGCAAGCAACGGGCGTTTGAGGCCATCATGCTGACCGGGCGTGCCGACAAGCAGGACGTGATCAAGGCTCTGCGCGCAGGGATTGCCGATTACTACCAGAAGCCGATCAATTTGGACGAACTGCTCGAAGGTATTCAGCGCCAGGTCGTGGCACTGAAAGACCGGCAGAAAAACGTCGACCTGGGGCACCTGAACCAGAAGTTGCAGTTCCTCTCGGCGTCCATTGACGACCTGTATCACGACCTCGACAAAGTGCGCAGCAGCCCGCAATCGAGCCCGTCGACTGAAACCGACGGCGAAACCAACGAAACTGACCCTGATGAAATACCGGCGATCTTCAATCAGTTGTCCCCGCGCCAGCTAGATGTTGCAAGGCTGGTTGGCAAGGGCCAGACCAACTATCAAATTGCCTGTGAGCTGGGCATCACTGAAAACACGGTGAAACTCTACGTGTCCCAAGTGCTGCGCCTGACCCATATGCACAACCGCACCCAGTTGGCGCTGGCGTTGTCGCCGAACCATTCATCGGCACGCCAGCGCGTCACTGCCCACTAG
- a CDS encoding DUF3613 domain-containing protein, producing the protein MKLTLLAAVLLTSLPLTALAIEPGPSSPQQKQTEGWLQLQVSGEQASSHVQKATPAERDQALQRLLDSYKYPIPQYYDQKQGGSTPGGDSN; encoded by the coding sequence ATGAAACTCACACTGCTCGCCGCTGTGCTGCTAACCAGCCTGCCGCTGACGGCGCTGGCGATAGAACCCGGGCCTTCTTCGCCCCAACAAAAACAGACCGAGGGCTGGCTGCAACTGCAGGTCAGCGGTGAACAGGCCTCCTCCCACGTGCAAAAGGCCACGCCCGCTGAACGCGACCAAGCCCTGCAACGTTTGCTGGACAGCTACAAATACCCTATTCCGCAGTACTACGACCAGAAACAGGGCGGCAGCACCCCCGGGGGCGACAGCAACTAG
- a CDS encoding tetratricopeptide repeat protein, translated as MKKVMIACSLLLLGGCASNGQLPWAGFSAQGSCAKPNSNQELSLNLADDMANEGKLHASLANLQNLPDNLPQVRQRQAKVYRLLGRSEAEPLYRSLLGTCMAAEGEHGLGQLAAARGDNGQAMAHLQRAAKMSPTDEKIRNDLGVVYLNQRRMEDARFEFLTAMELKQSDQLAAVNLVTLMIYQDNWEQAAQVVSRMGLSPEQVTQAQARAQQLKAPASTVTPAKDQVAAVSDVLQAPPVK; from the coding sequence ATGAAGAAAGTAATGATCGCCTGCAGCCTGCTGTTGCTGGGTGGTTGCGCCAGTAACGGACAACTGCCGTGGGCGGGTTTTAGCGCACAGGGCAGTTGTGCCAAGCCCAACTCCAACCAGGAGTTGTCGCTGAACCTGGCCGACGATATGGCCAACGAGGGCAAGCTCCACGCCAGCCTGGCCAACCTGCAAAACCTGCCAGACAACCTGCCCCAAGTGCGCCAGCGCCAGGCCAAGGTGTATCGCCTGCTGGGCCGCAGTGAAGCCGAGCCGTTGTACCGCAGCCTGCTTGGCACCTGCATGGCTGCCGAAGGCGAGCACGGGCTCGGCCAACTGGCCGCCGCCCGGGGCGACAACGGCCAAGCCATGGCGCATTTGCAACGCGCCGCCAAAATGTCGCCCACCGATGAAAAAATCCGCAACGACCTGGGTGTCGTGTACCTCAACCAACGGCGTATGGAAGACGCGCGCTTCGAATTCCTCACCGCCATGGAGCTCAAGCAAAGTGACCAACTGGCAGCGGTCAACCTGGTGACACTGATGATCTACCAGGACAACTGGGAACAGGCGGCGCAAGTGGTCAGCCGCATGGGCCTGAGCCCCGAACAAGTGACACAGGCCCAGGCCCGGGCACAGCAACTCAAGGCGCCCGCCTCGACGGTGACGCCGGCAAAGGATCAGGTCGCCGCCGTCAGCGACGTGCTGCAAGCGCCGCCTGTCAAATAG
- a CDS encoding type II secretion system F family protein, producing MAILISVLLFLAALSLLLANVLSSRRQQRLVTQRLQGEPGRNEKMSEWLHQLGSTRIGQRTVSLDNETQTLLSRMGWRKASQRSMFAACQIGSPILMLGLTALALELFFPGTEHGSVIALLGLIIGYLLPKRVLVSLAKKRQQQIAREVATFIPLVRILFESGMAVEQALRVMAYDAQKLLPVLTTELRLVLARVDSGLELGEELNKASQILDVDELTDTCLILQQLLHQGGGAMKSLQSLKQLLDDRRLTRLQEYISKMSAKMSVVMMLFLFPALLIVLAGPGFIAIAKAFTF from the coding sequence ATGGCGATTTTGATCAGTGTCCTGTTGTTTCTTGCCGCGCTGTCGCTCCTGTTGGCCAATGTGTTGAGCAGTCGTCGCCAGCAACGCCTGGTCACCCAACGCTTGCAAGGCGAGCCAGGTCGTAACGAAAAAATGAGTGAGTGGCTGCACCAGCTGGGCAGCACCCGGATCGGCCAGCGCACCGTCAGCCTCGATAACGAAACCCAAACTCTGTTGAGCCGCATGGGCTGGAGAAAGGCCAGCCAACGCTCAATGTTCGCCGCATGCCAGATCGGCTCGCCGATCCTCATGTTGGGCCTGACCGCGCTGGCACTGGAGCTGTTTTTTCCCGGCACCGAGCATGGCTCGGTGATCGCCCTGCTGGGCCTGATCATTGGGTATCTGCTGCCCAAGCGGGTCTTGGTTTCACTCGCCAAAAAGCGCCAGCAGCAAATCGCCCGTGAAGTGGCGACCTTCATTCCTTTGGTACGCATTCTGTTTGAGTCCGGCATGGCCGTAGAGCAGGCGCTTCGAGTCATGGCCTACGACGCGCAGAAACTGCTGCCGGTGCTGACCACCGAACTGCGCCTGGTGTTGGCACGCGTCGATTCCGGACTGGAGCTGGGTGAGGAATTGAACAAGGCCAGCCAGATACTGGACGTCGATGAACTGACCGACACCTGCCTGATCCTCCAACAGCTCCTGCATCAGGGCGGTGGTGCGATGAAGTCACTGCAGTCGCTCAAACAACTGCTGGATGACCGGCGCCTCACCCGCCTGCAGGAATACATTTCCAAGATGTCGGCAAAAATGTCCGTCGTGATGATGCTGTTCCTGTTTCCCGCATTACTGATCGTATTGGCCGGCCCTGGCTTTATCGCCATCGCCAAAGCCTTCACTTTTTGA